Proteins encoded in a region of the Magallana gigas chromosome 8, xbMagGiga1.1, whole genome shotgun sequence genome:
- the LOC117690553 gene encoding uncharacterized protein, protein MDILMLLLLVAVTKAETNTGSCKDMLQGYITGQLSSALGAYQVEALRREIKSFTDAIEKSMKEFKENMKSKVNTHPGNSSVVYTRWGKKTCPYNAELVYSGFTGGSHYTHKGAAVETLCLPRDPEWGLYSNGHDGAKAYVYGAEYETYTFTGYIKTVNEHDVPCAVCLVRQRGVVKMFPARKTCYKGWTLEYHGYLMAGHPKQAAGTSYTCIDSHPDTIQGGAANKDGKLFYLVEARCGSLKCPPYIAGRELVCAVCSKD, encoded by the exons ATGGACATCCTTATGTTGTTATTGCTCGTTGCTGTAACAAAAGCTGAGACAAACACCGGAAGTTGTAAAGACATGTTACAGGGTTATATAACTGGACAATTATCGTCTGCTCTAGGAGCATACCAAGTAGAGGCTTTGAGGCGGGAAATCAAAAGTTTTACTGACGCCATCGAAAAATCCATGAAGGAgtttaaagaaaacatgaaGTCTAAAGTAAATACAC ACCCCGGTAACAGTAGTGTAGTTTACACCAGATGGGGAAAGAAAACATGTCCCTACAATGCCGAGTTAGTCTATTCAg GGTTTACTGGAGGCTCTCATTATACGCACAAGGGAGCCGCTGTTGAAACTCTTTGTTTACCGCGGGATCCAGAATGGGGGCTGTATAGTAACGGGCACGATGGAGCCAAAGCTTACGTTTATGGCGCAGAGTATGAGACTTATACTTTTACAGGTTATATTAAAACAGTTAATGAGCACGATGTTCCGTGCGCTGTTTGTCTTGTGCGCCAAAGAGGAGTTGTTAAGATGTTTCCAG CAAGAAAAACGTGTTACAAAGGATGGACGCTGGAATATCATGGTTACCTTATGGCAGGGCACCCTAAACAGGCAGCTGGAACATCGTACACCTGTATTGACAGTCATCCAGACACCATACAAGGCGGCGCTGCCAATAAAGATGGTAAACTGTTTTACCTGGTAGAGGCCCGTTGTGGTTCCTTGAAGTGTCCTCCTTATATTGCAGGAAGAGAACTTGTGTGTGCTGTTTGTTccaaagattaa